In a single window of the Chloroflexota bacterium genome:
- a CDS encoding sulfurtransferase, with protein MAFTTLITPEQLLPHLADPNWAIFDCRFKLEDSEAGRKAYLDSHIAGAVYAHLDQDLSGPKTGINGRHPLPDPDSLIKIFSAWGISESTQVAAYDDVGGGLAAARLWWLLKYMGHDRVAVLDGGWQAWVAANYPTRPGAESRPPTVFVAHPRPDMIRNADEVGELARSSSWAVFDSRAPARYRGDEEPIDPVAGHIPGARNRPWGANLDSSGRVLPPDQLRAQFDKLLGDAQPEQTVFYCGSGVTAAHNVLAIEAAGLPGAKLYPGSWSEWCSDPTRPVATGQE; from the coding sequence ATGGCTTTCACAACCCTCATTACACCCGAACAACTCCTGCCTCATCTTGCCGACCCAAACTGGGCCATCTTCGACTGCCGCTTCAAGCTCGAAGACTCCGAAGCAGGCCGCAAAGCTTATTTAGACTCTCACATCGCCGGCGCTGTCTACGCTCACCTTGACCAGGACCTCAGCGGCCCAAAGACCGGAATAAATGGTCGCCATCCTCTGCCCGATCCCGACTCGCTGATCAAAATTTTCAGCGCCTGGGGAATTTCAGAGTCGACTCAAGTAGCGGCTTACGACGACGTGGGCGGAGGATTGGCCGCCGCGCGGCTATGGTGGCTGTTGAAGTATATGGGACACGATCGGGTTGCGGTGCTGGATGGCGGCTGGCAGGCGTGGGTAGCCGCCAACTACCCAACCCGCCCCGGGGCAGAATCCCGGCCTCCCACTGTCTTCGTCGCCCACCCCCGGCCCGACATGATCCGCAACGCCGACGAAGTTGGCGAACTGGCCCGATCCTCTTCGTGGGCCGTGTTCGACTCTCGCGCTCCAGCCCGTTATCGTGGTGACGAAGAGCCGATTGATCCGGTAGCCGGGCACATCCCCGGCGCGCGCAACCGGCCCTGGGGCGCAAACCTGGACTCGTCGGGGCGCGTGTTGCCGCCCGACCAGCTTCGCGCTCAATTTGACAAATTGCTGGGCGATGCTCAACCGGAGCAAACCGTTTTCTATTGCGGCAGTGGTGTGACGGCGGCTCACAACGTTTTGGCGATAGAAGCCGCCGGACTGCCCGGCGCAAAACTTTATCCTGGCTCGTGGAGTGAATGGTGCAGTGATCCTACAAGGCCGGTAGCGACAGGCCAGGAATAA
- a CDS encoding four helix bundle protein, giving the protein MENDKWKMANDKWRMENDKCQMSNDKGGDVSASPRNIQERTFEFGVRVIRLVDRLPRTTAGIQIGRQFIASGTSVGANMQEADGAESKADFVHKTAVALKEAKESHYWLRLVDATLLANDDEVKSLIREAMELSRIIAAIKRNAHKPK; this is encoded by the coding sequence ATGGAAAATGACAAATGGAAAATGGCAAATGACAAATGGCGAATGGAAAATGACAAGTGTCAAATGTCAAATGACAAAGGAGGGGATGTGTCTGCATCGCCCCGCAATATTCAGGAAAGAACGTTTGAGTTTGGTGTGCGTGTGATTCGCTTGGTTGACCGTTTGCCTCGCACCACAGCAGGCATACAGATCGGACGGCAATTCATCGCGTCGGGCACCTCGGTTGGCGCAAACATGCAGGAGGCTGACGGCGCCGAGAGCAAAGCTGACTTCGTGCACAAAACCGCTGTTGCGCTCAAGGAGGCGAAAGAGTCTCATTACTGGCTCCGCTTAGTTGACGCAACATTGCTGGCAAACGACGACGAGGTCAAATCGCTTATCCGCGAAGCTATGGAACTTTCCCGCATCATTGCCGCTATCAAACGCAACGCCCACAAGCCCAAATAA
- a CDS encoding exonuclease SbcCD subunit D, whose amino-acid sequence MPIRLLHFADLHIGMENYGKLDAQLGISSRVRDFLERLDEVIQYAFDHDADLVVFAGDAFKTRDPDPTQQREFAKRIKQLADKIPVLLLVGNHDIPGMASKATSLDIFRALDVPNVIVGWRDGSQVVQTKRGPVFLAWVPYPIRNRLLAQEEHRGVSIETLDSALQEIIVTMLRDLTTEAADKDMPRVLAGHFSVTGAVFGSERSVMLGRDLAVPKSSLADPVWDYVALGHIHKHQNLTASDSPHPNPPPSGIAPDRGGDSPSPAGGFPAGEGRGGGQTPPVVYSGSLERIDFGEEVEAKGFCWVELERGHTRWEFVKVHSRPFVTIKVDAQEAADPTSAVLARIEGRDLKGAIVRVSVELKSHQEASLREREIEKALREAEVSTIAAISKNVEREVRTALGGVSPETLTPAQLVERYFVSKGKTPEEAAQYAKMAESLFNVE is encoded by the coding sequence ATGCCCATCCGTCTCCTTCACTTTGCCGACCTGCACATTGGAATGGAAAACTATGGCAAGCTCGACGCCCAGCTTGGCATCTCCAGCCGGGTGCGCGATTTTTTGGAGCGGCTGGACGAAGTGATCCAGTATGCCTTCGACCACGACGCCGACCTGGTCGTGTTCGCCGGCGACGCCTTCAAGACCCGCGACCCCGACCCGACCCAGCAACGCGAGTTCGCCAAGCGCATCAAACAATTGGCCGACAAAATTCCGGTTCTGCTCCTGGTGGGCAACCACGACATTCCGGGCATGGCCTCCAAAGCCACCAGCCTCGACATCTTCCGCGCCCTGGATGTGCCTAACGTCATCGTCGGCTGGCGCGATGGCAGTCAGGTAGTGCAGACTAAACGCGGCCCGGTCTTCCTGGCTTGGGTTCCGTATCCGATTCGCAACCGCTTGCTGGCCCAGGAAGAGCATCGCGGCGTGTCCATCGAAACGCTCGACTCGGCGTTGCAGGAGATCATCGTGACCATGTTGCGCGACCTGACGACCGAGGCCGCCGACAAGGACATGCCTCGAGTCCTGGCCGGGCACTTCTCGGTGACGGGCGCGGTGTTCGGCTCGGAGCGGTCGGTGATGTTGGGGCGCGATCTGGCTGTGCCGAAGTCGTCGCTGGCTGATCCGGTGTGGGACTATGTGGCGCTGGGGCATATTCATAAGCATCAGAATTTGACGGCAAGCGATAGCCCCCACCCTAACCCTCCCCCGTCTGGAATTGCACCAGACAGGGGAGGGGATTCTCCCTCCCCTGCTGGCGGTTTTCCAGCGGGGGAGGGCCGGGGTGGGGGCCAGACTCCGCCGGTTGTTTATTCCGGCTCTCTCGAACGCATTGACTTTGGCGAAGAGGTGGAAGCTAAAGGCTTCTGCTGGGTTGAACTTGAACGGGGCCACACCAGGTGGGAGTTCGTCAAAGTTCACAGCCGGCCATTTGTCACGATCAAAGTTGACGCGCAAGAGGCGGCTGACCCGACCTCGGCGGTGCTGGCCCGGATTGAGGGCCGCGATCTCAAGGGCGCGATCGTGCGAGTCAGCGTCGAACTTAAATCTCATCAGGAAGCATCCCTGCGTGAGCGCGAGATCGAGAAGGCTTTGCGCGAGGCCGAAGTTTCCACCATTGCCGCCATCAGCAAAAATGTTGAGCGCGAAGTGCGGACGGCGCTGGGCGGCGTCAGCCCCGAGACGCTCACCCCGGCCCAACTCGTCGAGCGTTATTTTGTGTCCAAAGGCAAAACGCCCGAAGAGGCGGCTCAATATGCGAAGATGGCAGAAAGTCTGTTCAATGTCGAATGA
- a CDS encoding YHS domain-containing protein, translating to MTQTEPMNDSEAVTVCGGKIAEPDRYPSAIYRGQRIYFCAQACLRAFEADPGRFMAGEIKHPLEEETHVLRQ from the coding sequence ATGACTCAAACTGAACCTATGAACGACTCTGAAGCCGTCACTGTCTGTGGCGGAAAAATTGCCGAGCCGGATCGCTATCCCAGCGCGATCTATCGCGGCCAGCGAATTTACTTTTGCGCGCAGGCTTGCTTGCGCGCGTTTGAGGCTGACCCCGGTCGTTTCATGGCCGGCGAGATCAAACATCCCCTTGAGGAGGAAACCCATGTGTTACGACAATAA
- a CDS encoding SMC family ATPase encodes MIPLRLELQNFLPYKEPDALDFSGLHVACLAGDNGAGKSSLLDAMTWALWGRARAKTDEELIYQGATEMRVAFTFSAQNDVYQVIRQKRAGKGKGSSLELQAQENGKWKGQSEATILQTQKKIIGLLKLDFDTFVNSAFIQQGKADEFTRKTPAQRKEVLADILGLDQWGVYEERAKKRIAALREDIITLDGEIAGYDRELNRRAEYQANLAAAERKLSETQEKLRAAESQWAEVEKARDALNALRKQMADLDKRIASGEKELAEIDVELRAAQSKGDPVSLARELDSVNTFLVKLEAREEERSKVTEQRQAAAEESARRKGENDTLGPQTEPLKKRVETLSAATEPICPTCGQPLTEDHRHQIIEELSAEVDSRRARYRENTARLKALADELASFDRALTQINADLRERSALQKKLADLQGKVVAATEARAQIDSLAVRRNRWLEGLQADRAQRAALDAEASQYALRAVDADNLQNALDKLRFESRVATEELGAARQRLASLDSLTKYRAEKVAAQKKLAAEQGIYEELREAFGKRGVPALIIEAAVPEIENVANDLLRRMTAGRMNVRFNTQKETQAGDVRETLDIQIADELGTRAYENFSGGEQFRVNFAIRIALSRLLARRAGAQLQTLIIDEGFGSQDAQGRERLVEAINVIQDDFQRILVITHLDDLKDAFPARIDVIKTSNGSQIAVA; translated from the coding sequence ATGATCCCTCTTCGACTCGAACTGCAAAACTTTCTTCCTTATAAAGAGCCGGACGCGCTCGACTTCAGCGGCCTGCACGTGGCCTGTTTGGCCGGCGACAACGGCGCGGGGAAATCGTCTCTGCTCGACGCGATGACCTGGGCGCTGTGGGGCCGCGCCCGGGCCAAGACCGACGAAGAGTTGATCTATCAGGGCGCGACGGAAATGCGCGTGGCCTTTACTTTCAGCGCACAGAACGACGTCTATCAAGTCATTCGCCAGAAGCGGGCGGGCAAGGGCAAAGGCAGTTCGCTCGAACTGCAAGCGCAGGAGAACGGCAAGTGGAAAGGCCAGAGCGAGGCCACCATTCTGCAAACGCAGAAGAAAATCATCGGCCTGCTCAAGCTCGACTTCGACACCTTCGTCAACTCGGCCTTCATCCAACAGGGCAAGGCCGACGAGTTCACCCGCAAGACTCCGGCTCAACGCAAGGAAGTGCTGGCCGACATTCTCGGACTCGACCAGTGGGGCGTTTACGAAGAGCGGGCCAAGAAACGCATCGCCGCTCTGCGCGAAGACATCATCACCCTCGACGGCGAGATCGCCGGTTACGACCGCGAACTTAACCGCCGCGCCGAGTACCAGGCCAACCTCGCCGCCGCCGAGCGCAAGCTGAGCGAGACGCAAGAGAAGCTTCGCGCCGCCGAGTCGCAGTGGGCCGAAGTGGAAAAAGCCCGCGACGCCCTCAACGCGCTTCGCAAGCAAATGGCCGATCTCGACAAACGAATCGCAAGCGGCGAAAAAGAATTAGCCGAGATTGACGTTGAACTACGGGCCGCCCAGTCCAAAGGGGACCCCGTCTCGTTAGCCCGCGAACTTGATTCTGTGAATACCTTCCTCGTCAAACTTGAAGCGCGCGAAGAAGAGCGATCAAAGGTGACTGAGCAGAGACAGGCCGCCGCCGAAGAGTCGGCCAGACGCAAGGGCGAGAACGACACGCTTGGCCCGCAGACCGAGCCGCTCAAAAAACGAGTCGAAACCCTGAGCGCAGCCACCGAGCCAATCTGCCCCACCTGCGGCCAGCCCCTCACCGAAGATCACCGCCACCAAATCATTGAAGAACTCAGCGCCGAAGTGGACTCGCGCCGCGCCCGCTACCGCGAAAACACCGCCCGCCTCAAAGCGCTGGCTGATGAACTGGCCTCGTTTGATCGCGCCCTGACTCAGATCAACGCCGACCTGCGCGAGCGCTCGGCTCTGCAAAAGAAGCTGGCCGACCTGCAGGGCAAAGTGGTGGCCGCCACCGAGGCCCGCGCCCAGATCGACTCCCTGGCCGTCCGCCGCAACCGCTGGCTCGAAGGCCTGCAGGCCGACCGCGCCCAGCGCGCCGCCCTCGACGCCGAAGCAAGCCAATACGCTTTGCGAGCCGTTGACGCCGACAACTTACAGAATGCGCTCGACAAACTGCGCTTCGAGTCCCGCGTTGCCACCGAAGAACTAGGCGCGGCCCGCCAGCGGCTTGCTTCGCTCGACTCGCTCACCAAATATCGCGCCGAAAAAGTGGCCGCTCAAAAGAAGCTGGCCGCCGAGCAAGGCATATATGAAGAACTGCGTGAGGCTTTTGGCAAACGCGGCGTCCCGGCCCTGATTATCGAAGCCGCCGTGCCGGAAATTGAAAACGTTGCCAACGACCTGCTGAGGCGCATGACAGCCGGGCGGATGAACGTGCGCTTCAACACCCAAAAGGAAACGCAGGCCGGCGACGTGCGCGAGACGCTCGATATCCAGATCGCCGACGAGCTTGGCACGCGGGCTTATGAAAACTTTAGCGGCGGCGAACAATTTAGAGTCAACTTCGCCATTCGCATCGCCCTCTCGCGCCTGCTGGCTCGCCGCGCCGGGGCGCAACTGCAAACGTTGATCATTGACGAAGGTTTTGGCTCACAAGACGCGCAGGGCCGCGAGCGATTGGTGGAAGCCATCAACGTTATTCAAGACGACTTCCAGCGCATCCTGGTCATCACCCACCTCGACGATCTCAAGGATGCTTTCCCGGCTCGCATTGACGTGATCAAAACGTCGAACGGCTCACAAATCGCGGTGGCATGA
- a CDS encoding nuclear transport factor 2 family protein, whose amino-acid sequence MTTHFIHQQALAFAARLDANDFEAVKPLLAPDCRYDTTDQALTGPEAILKSYRENSEWAKATLELIDYESRVEESGEETAAVLFADHLTHHGLTHTYRCRQHLTFGPEMTIIRIEHEELPGEREKLDEFFERCGIKRGNNDSN is encoded by the coding sequence ATGACAACACACTTTATTCACCAGCAGGCGTTGGCGTTCGCCGCCAGGCTCGACGCCAACGACTTTGAAGCCGTCAAACCCCTGCTTGCGCCCGATTGCCGCTACGACACAACAGACCAGGCGCTGACCGGCCCGGAAGCAATCCTCAAGTCGTATCGTGAGAATAGCGAGTGGGCGAAGGCGACGCTGGAGTTGATTGACTATGAAAGCCGGGTTGAGGAGTCTGGAGAAGAAACCGCCGCTGTTCTTTTCGCCGATCATCTCACCCATCACGGCCTGACCCACACCTACCGTTGCCGCCAACACCTGACCTTTGGCCCGGAGATGACCATCATTCGCATCGAGCACGAGGAGCTTCCGGGCGAACGAGAGAAGTTGGACGAGTTTTTCGAGCGGTGTGGAATAAAACGTGGAAACAATGACTCAAACTGA
- a CDS encoding NAD-dependent epimerase/dehydratase family protein, which translates to MRVFLTGGTGFIGQPLTRALLKRGWEVTLLARSGQSSIEGVRTVKGDVTDRETMRAGMADADIVFHNAGWYELGIASSAKAKMQAINVTGTENVLGLAAELKIPRIVYTSSTTAIGDTGGQTVDESFTRVSRPLTFYEQSKTEAHAIALKHQKQGAPIIIVCPAQVLGPGDHSAFGYFARLYVRNLLPPLIWAPDGAFTFSYVDDVAEGLALAAEKGRVGETYFFGGGSITIRELMKVWKKAVGGIPPFIWLPRPLAVIQGMMAEPLLRLFGISAFISREVIEGSYVSFRYSSEKAKRELGWNPRSAEQAWIDTLLAEKAKK; encoded by the coding sequence ATGCGAGTCTTTTTAACCGGCGGCACCGGCTTCATCGGCCAACCACTCACGCGGGCACTGCTCAAGCGCGGCTGGGAGGTGACACTGCTCGCGCGCTCCGGCCAAAGTTCGATTGAGGGTGTGCGAACTGTAAAGGGTGATGTGACTGATCGCGAAACGATGCGGGCCGGCATGGCCGATGCAGACATAGTCTTTCACAACGCGGGCTGGTACGAATTGGGCATCGCCTCGTCGGCGAAGGCGAAGATGCAGGCTATTAATGTGACCGGCACTGAGAATGTGCTGGGGCTGGCCGCCGAGTTGAAGATTCCGCGAATCGTATACACCTCTTCTACAACAGCCATCGGCGACACCGGCGGCCAAACCGTAGACGAGTCCTTCACTCGCGTCTCGCGCCCGCTCACATTCTACGAACAGTCAAAAACCGAAGCCCATGCGATTGCCCTCAAGCATCAAAAACAAGGCGCGCCCATCATTATCGTTTGCCCAGCGCAGGTTCTCGGGCCGGGCGATCATTCGGCGTTCGGCTACTTTGCGCGCCTGTATGTTCGCAATCTTTTGCCGCCTCTCATCTGGGCGCCTGACGGCGCGTTCACGTTTAGCTACGTGGATGATGTGGCCGAGGGTTTGGCGCTGGCGGCGGAGAAGGGCAGGGTTGGCGAGACTTATTTCTTTGGCGGCGGCTCCATCACGATCCGCGAACTGATGAAAGTTTGGAAGAAAGCCGTCGGCGGCATCCCGCCCTTCATCTGGCTCCCCAGGCCGTTGGCGGTCATTCAAGGGATGATGGCCGAACCGTTGTTGCGATTGTTTGGCATCTCGGCCTTTATCTCACGCGAAGTCATCGAGGGGAGTTACGTCAGCTTTCGCTACTCGTCTGAAAAGGCCAAACGCGAACTGGGCTGGAATCCGCGTAGCGCCGAGCAGGCGTGGATTGACACACTACTGGCTGAGAAAGCAAAAAAGTGA